The following are from one region of the Vitis riparia cultivar Riparia Gloire de Montpellier isolate 1030 chromosome 9, EGFV_Vit.rip_1.0, whole genome shotgun sequence genome:
- the LOC117921751 gene encoding protein FAR1-RELATED SEQUENCE 6-like, whose translation MVDFRETLAGPREPLVGFSLKTTRSLRTSRAVAGDSVSPFPDTATTGKFSDPMDEVSLNSEPVYDDEGDEFEIEGDCAMTEYVGQTGIIQNPLPPAVGMEFESYEDVYYFYNCYAKEQGFGVRVSNTWYRKSKERYRGKLSCSSAGFKKKSEANRPRPETRTGCPAMIKFRLMETKRWRIIEVELEHNHLISPTSGKFYKSHKTLGLGTKRPLQSDVAEEVQTIRLFRTVIIDADGDGNADVDEGEFGNNVDHSNQLRFKEGDAQAVHNYFCSSQLMNPNFFYSIDLNEKGCLRNVFWADARSRVAYGYFGDVVAIDTTCLTFKYEVPLVSFIGVNHHGHRVLLGCGLVAGETIESYIWLFRAWLTCMLGRPPQTIITAQCRTLQASVADVFPRASHCLCLSLIMQKIPEKLGGLLEFEAIKVALSRAVYYSLRADEFEATWEDMIQHFGIGDHKWLQALYEDRKRWVPAYLKDIFLAGMFPNQQNEVVTPFFDGYLHRHTPLKEFFDKYDQALRTSQQEEALADLESRNSRFVLKPRYYFEFQLEKLYTNDIFKKFQREVEGIYSCFSTRQIHADGRIITYMVKEHVEVEENRRETRDYEVSFDTSEMEVFCVCGLFNFKGYLCRHALTVLNQNGMEEIPPQYILSRWRKDTKRTYVLDHGCSGIDINNPVHRYDHLYRCVVQVVEEARKSQDRYKDAIQALDEILNKVHLIEDHPV comes from the exons ATGGTGGATTTCCGGGAAACCTTGGCTGGCCCAA GAGAACCACTAGTAGGCTTCTCTTTAAAAACCACGCGCTCTCTCCGCACTTCACGCGCCGTCGCCGGCGACTCTGTCAGTCCATTTCCCGATACTGCGACAACCGGAAAGTTCTCGGATCCG ATGGATGAAGTTTCTCTCAACAGTGAGCCAGTATATGATGATGAAGGTGATGAATTTGAGATTGAAGGAGATTGTGCAATGACAGAATATGTTGGTCAAACTGGCATAATTCAGAATCCCCTGCCTCCTGCTGTTGGAATGGAGTTTGAGTCCTACGAGGATGTTTATTACTTCTATAATTGTTATGCAAAGGAACAGGGATTTGGGGTCAGAGTGAGCAATACATGGTACAGAAAGAGTAAAGAAAGATACAGAGGAAAACTTAGCTGCAGTAGTGCAggtttcaaaaagaaaagtgaagcAAACCGGCCAAGACCGGAAACAAGAACTGGTTGTCCAGCAATGATAAAATTCAGATTGATGGAGACCAAAAGGTGGAGAATTATTGAAGTCGAGCTTGAGCACAACCACTTGATTAGTCCAACAAGTGGAAAATTCTATAAATCACATAAGACTTTGGGTTTAGGGACCAAGAGACCTTTGCAGTCAGATGTTGCAGAAGAAGTACAAACGATTAGATTGTTCCGAACAGTTATCATAGATGCAGATGGTGATGGAAATGCAGATGTAGATGAAGGAGAATTTGGGAATAATGTTGATCACTCCAATCAATTGAGGTTTAAAGAAGGAGATGCACAAGCTGTTCATAATTACTTCTGCAGCTCACAGTTGATGAacccaaattttttttactcaattgATCTCAATGAGAAAGGATGTTTGAGGAATGTGTTTTGGGCAGATGCAAGGTCTAGAGTTGCATATGGATATTTTGGTGATGTAGTTGCAATTGACACTACATGCTTGACTTTCAAATATGAAGTCCCACTGGTGTCATTCATTGGAGTGAATCACCATGGACATCGTGTACTATTGGGTTGTGGTTTAGTTGCAGGTGAGACAATTGAGTCATATATTTGGTTGTTCAGGGCATGGCTTACTTGTATGTTAGGACGCCCTCCACAAACTATCATTACTGCTCAATGTCGAACCTTGCAAGCTTCTGTAGCTGATGTTTTCCCTAGAGCTTCACATTGTCTTTGTTTATCACTTATCATGCAAAAAATCCCAGAAAAACTGGGAGGGTTGCTAGAGTTTGAAGCGATTAAAGTTGCATTGAGTAGAGCAGTTTACTACTCCTTGAGAGCAGATGAGTTTGAAGCTACTTGGGAGGATATGATTCAACATTTTGGAATTGGGGATCATAAATGGCTTCAGGCATTGTATGAAGATCGGAAACGATGGGTTCCAGCTTATTTGAAGGATATATTTTTGGCAGGAATGTTTCCTAACCAGCAAAATGAGGTTGTAACTCCATTTTTTGATGGATATTTGCATAGACATACtcctttaaaagaattttttgataaatatgatcaaGCTCTTCGAACAAGTCAGCAGGAAGAAGCCTTGGCAGATTTGGAGTCGAGAAACTCAAGGTTTGTGCTAAAGCCACgatattattttgagtttcaGCTGGAAAAATTGTACACAAACGACATATTTAAGAAGTTCCAAAGAGAGGTGGAGGGAATATACTCTTGTTTTAGCACAAGACAAATACATGCTGATGGGCGAATCATAACATACATGGTCAAAGAACATGTTGAAGTTGAGGAAAACAGGAGGGAGACAAGAGATTACGAGGTTTCATTTGACACCTCTGAAATGGAGGTTTTCTGTGTCTGTGGTTTATTCAACTTTAAGGGATATTTATGCAGGCATGCGCTAACTGTGCTTAACCAGAATGGCATGGAAGAGATCCCACCTCAATACATTCTGTCAAGATGGAGAAAGGACACGAAGCGCACATATGTTCTTGATCATGGTTGCAGTGGCATCGATATTAATAACCCAGTACACAGGTATGATCATTTATATAGATGTGTTGTGCAAGTTGTTGAGGAAGCGAGGAAATCACAAGATCGTTACAAGGATGCAATACAGGCATTGGATGAGATACTGAACAAGGTTCATCTGATAGAAGATCATCCAGTGTAG